In Rutidosis leptorrhynchoides isolate AG116_Rl617_1_P2 chromosome 2, CSIRO_AGI_Rlap_v1, whole genome shotgun sequence, one genomic interval encodes:
- the LOC139888299 gene encoding uncharacterized protein — MALCREFDNPDLFITFTSNPKWPEIEGMLCFIEGQRAPDRPEIVARIFKQKLDNLMNDIMKGNIFGTCEAGIHIIEFQKRGLPHVHILIWLTRAYKCKTPEDINDLILAEIPNEAHDPKGYKAVTEYMLHGPCDRKHKDAPCMIDSQCSKHFPKPYYAETTIDEDGYANYRRRNNGVNVTKGKSTLDNSFVVPYNRYLLIRYNAHINVEWCNRSRAIKYLFKYLNKGPDRATIVIQENVLPTQNSSGIPEKIIDVDEIKNYLDCRYLSPCEAAWRLFSYDIHFSKPSVIKLSYHLPNQQSLTLHDSQHLPALLQRPSIKETMFTQWFELNKQDPKARSLTYSKIPKEYVWNNDTKEWAPRKPRPSIGRIVYSNPASGERYYLRMLLNIVKGPRSFEELRTVDGTLHPTFKDACFAYGLLHDDREWTEAISEAKLGLQVHNFAIYL; from the exons ATGGCTTTGTGTCGCGAATTCGATAACCCAGACTTATTCATCACCTTCACTTCTAACCCAAAATGGCCTGAAATAGAAGGTATGTTATGCTTTATCGAGGGCCAACGAGCGCCCGACCGTCCAGAAAttgtagccagaatcttcaagcagAAGCTGGACAACCTCATGAACGATATAATGAAGGGCAACATCTTCGGGACATGCGAGGCAG GTATACACATTATTGAGTTCCAAAAACGTGGGTTGCCGCATGTCCATATCTTAATCTGGTTGACACGTGCATACAAATGCAAGACACCCGAAGACATCAACGATCTCATATTGGCCGAAATTCCTAACGAGGCCCACGATCCCAAAGGATACAAGGCTGTCACCGAGTACATGTTACACGGCCCTTGCGATCGTAAACACAAGGACGCTCCATGTATGATTGATAGCCAATGTTCAAAGCATTTCCCTAAGCCATATTACGCTGAGACCACAATCGATGAAGACGGTTACGCTAACTACAGACGCCGCAACAACGGTGTGAATGTTACTAAAGGCAAAAGCACACTTGACAACAGCTTTGTCGTTCCTTACAATAGATATCTGTTGATCCGATACAACGCACATATAAATGTCGAGTGGTGTAATAGATCTCGCGCCATTAAATATCTATTCAAATACTTAAATAAAGGGCCGGACCGAGCTACAATTGTGATACAGGAAAACGTACTACCCACACAAAACTCATCAGGCATTCCGGAAAAAATTATTGACGTTGATGAAATCAAGAATTATTTGGATTGCCGCTATTTATCTCCGTGTGAGGCTGCTTGGCGATTATTTTCTTACGACATCCACTTCTCTAAGCCTTCCGTAATTAAGCTATCATATCATCTACCAAACCAACAGTCACTCACTCTACACGACTCCCAACATCTTCCGGCCCTGCTTCAAAGACCAAGCATCAAAGAAACCATGTTCACCCAATGGTTTGAACTTAATAAACAAGATCCAAAAGCACGGAGCCTTACATACTCAAAGATCCCCAAAGAGTATGTCTGGAATAATGATACAAAGGAATGGGCCCCCAGAAAGCCGAGACCCTCTATTGGTCGTATTGTCTACTCAAATCCAGCGTCAGGTGAGCGTTACTATCTAAGAATGTTATTAAACATTGTTAAGGGACCACGTTCATTTGAAGAACTCCGTACAGTTGACGGCACGTTACACCCCACATTCAAAGACGCTTGCTTCGCATATGGTTTACTCCACGATGATCGGGAATGGACAGAAGCTATTTCTGAGGCAAAACTCGGGCTTCAGGTGCACAACTTCGCGATTTATTTGTAA
- the LOC139888300 gene encoding uncharacterized protein, translating to MLLFCNITNPLALWEQHWEDLADDILHKKRKIFNFPELTLTDSQIKNYCLVEIQGVLHKHGKSLSDFPTLPQPDPSLLTQLDNRLIREELNYNIKEMKTLHDNLFRSLNPEQLTLYERLIKAVTNQEGGLYFLYGPGGTGKTFLYNTILTKLRSEKMIVLAVASSGIASLLLPGGRTAHSRFVIPLELMENSTCGIKQKTHLAALMHEARLIIWDEAPMTPRYAFEALDKTLRDILGSKKEANRDKLFGGMPILLGGDFRQILPVIPKGKRQEVVNACINISELWKFCHLHTLSRIMRVNEYTLDGQIDSRKRAFNKWVLDVGDGNVPTSSKEGDDEPSWIKIPEEFIVKHGINPIETIVDTIFPEFQLRQDDEDYLKERAILTPRNDDADAINKHMFKKLQGETMTYKSSDEICKGSTDSIEQQQSYPVEYLNKLDFPGVPPHKLKLKIGQPIMLLRNLHPSGGLCNGTRLIITAFQKFVIQARIITGSHIGTTVIIHRIVLTSAQTKWPFVMQRIQFPVKPCYAMTINKSQGQSLNLVGLYLPKPVFSHGQLYVAFSRVTTPNGLKIVMIDDTDERLKGHTRNVVYKETFFNLNQTL from the exons ATGTTACTCTTTTGCAACATAACTAACCCACTAGCACTATGGGAACAACACTGGGAAGATTTAGCCGACGACATTCTTCATAAAAAAAGAAAAATCTTCAACTTCCCAGAATTGACCCTAACCGATTCTCAGATTAAAAATTACTGTTTGGTAGAAATACAGGGAGTTTTGCATAAACACGGGAAGTCACTCTCTGATTTCCCGACTTTGCCACAACCAGACCCATCTTTACTAACACAACTGGACAATCGCTTGATCCGAGAAGAGTTAAATTACAACATCAAGGAAATGAAGACCTTGCATGACAACCTATTCAGATCGCTTAACCCTGAACAACTCACACTATATGAACGGCTAATCAAGGCTGTAACAAATCAGGAAGGCGGGCTCTATTTCTTATATGGCCCAGGCGGGACTGGGAAGACTTTTTTATACAATACTATTCTAACAAAACTCagatctgagaaaatgattgtccTAGCAGTTGCATCATCAG GAATCGCTTCATTGTTACTACCCGGGGGCCGGACTGCACACAGCCGATTTGTTATCCCACTCGAGCTCATGGAAAATAGCACCTGCGGTATAAAACAGAAAACACATTTGGCTGCCCTAATGCACGAAGCAAGACTAATAATCTGGGACGAAGCTCCTATGACTCCAAGATACGCCTTTGAAGCATTGGATAAAACTCTAAGAGATATTTTGGGATCTAAAAAAGAGGCAAATAGAGATAAGTTATTTGGTGGTATGCCAATTTTGCTTGGGGGGGACTTTAGACAAATCCTCCCAGTCATTCCAAAAGGAAAAAGGCAAGAGGTCGTTAACGCATGCATCAATATATCAGAATTGTGGAAATTCTGTCACCTACATACACTCTCACGCATTATGAGAGTCAACGAATACACTTTAGATGGCCAAATAGATAGTCGAAAACGCGCATTCAATAAATGGGTTCTAGATGTAGGGGATGGTAACGTGCCTACATCATCTAAAGAGGGAGATGATGAACCATCATGGATAAAGATCCCCGAAGAATTCATTGTAAAACACGGAATAAACCCAATTGAAACAATTGTTGATACCATATTCCCAGAATTCCAATTGAGGCAGGACGATGAAGACTATTTGAAAGAAAGGGCAATATTGACGCCCAGAAATGATGACGCAGATGCGATTAACAAGCACATGTTTAAGAAACTACAAGGAGAAACAATGACATACAAGAGCTCGGACGAAATCTGCAAAGGCTCCACCGACTCCATCGAACAGCAACAATCATATCCAGTGGAATATTTAAACAAGCTCGATTTTCCAGGTGTGCCTCCTcacaaattaaaattaaaaatagggCAGCCAATAATGTTGTTACGGAATCTACACCCAAGTGGCGGGCTATGTAATGGTACACGACTGATCATAACCGCGTTTCAAAAGTTTGTCATCCAGGCTCGCATCATTACCGGATCACATATAGGTACAACAGTAATAATCCACAGAATTGTCCTCACCTCTGCACAAACAAAGTGGCCATTTGTTATGCAGCGAATCCAATTCCCGGTCAAACCGTGTTACGCTATGACAATAAACAAAAGCCAGGGCCAATCACTTAATTTGGTCGGCCTCTACCTGCCTAAACCAGTTTTTAGCCACGGTCAACTGTATGTCGCATTTTCACGTGTCACAACCCCAAATGGTCTTAAAATAGTCATGATCGATGACACTGATGAGCGACTGAAGGGCCACACCCGGAACGTTGTTTACAAGGAAACGTTCTTCAACCTCAACCAAACATTGTAA